In Oryzias melastigma strain HK-1 linkage group LG18, ASM292280v2, whole genome shotgun sequence, one DNA window encodes the following:
- the LOC112155833 gene encoding glycoprotein hormone beta-5 gives MVHTFKSTLIRPPPLPTLLLVAMGIVMCVSVTAPLRGFRGCAVREFTFVAQKPGCKGLRITTEACWGRCHTWERPILEAPFIHRHHRVCTYSHMRILSARLPGCLPDVSPLYHYPAALQCHCSGCSTLDTECETF, from the exons ATGGTTCATACCTTTAAAAg CACCTTGATTCGCCCTCCTCCCCTCCCCACGCTCCTCCTGGTTGCCATGGGAATAGTGATGTGCGTGTCCGTGACAGCGCCACTTCGTGGTTTCAGAGGCTGCGCGGTGCGTGAGTTCACCTTCGTGGCTCAGAAGCCAGGCTGCAAGGGGCTGCGCATCACCACAGAGGCCTGCTGGGGGCGCTGTCACACCTGGgag AGGCCCATCCTGGAGGCCCCGTTCATCCACCGTCACCACCGCGTGTGCACCTACAGCCACATGCGCATCCTGAGCGCCCGTCTGCCGGGCTGCCTGCCCGACGTGTCCCCCCTCTACCACTACCCCGCCGCCCTGCAGTGCCACTGCTCCGGCTGCTCCACGCTGGACACGGAGTGCGAGACCTTCTGA